A genomic window from Salvia splendens isolate huo1 chromosome 11, SspV2, whole genome shotgun sequence includes:
- the LOC121754918 gene encoding uncharacterized protein LOC121754918: protein MSEKMPAQVAHMNRLTGVTDVDCINNLQMDCNAFGRLCRILRDRCRLVDQRYVRVEEQVAMFLSSLAHHNKNRVVGFHFLRSKHTVSHYVHDIMRDVIHLHKTLFVQPLPVDDSCDDPRWKWFKGGLGALDGTYINVHVSIADASRYRSRKGEIAANTLAVCDRFLRFVYILPGREGSVADSRVLRDAC, encoded by the exons ATGTCAGAAAAAATGCCGGCACAAGTCGCACATATGAACCGACTTACTGGGGTGACTGACGTGGACTGCATCAACAACCTGCAGATGGACTGCAATGCTTTTGGGCGTCTATGTCGCATTCTTCGTGATAGGTGTCGTTTAGTGGACCAAAGGTATGTTCGCGTGGAGGAGCAGGTAGCAATGTTCCTTAGCAGTCTTGCCCATCACAACAAAAATCGTGTAGTTGGATTCCATTTTCTTCGGTCGAAACATACTGTGAGTCACTACGTGCACGACATTATGCGCGACGTTATTCATCTGCACAAAACCCTCTTTGTGCAGCCGTTGCCGGTTGATGATAGTTGTGACGACCCAAGATGGAAATGGTTTAAG GGTGGTCTGGGTGCACTAGACGGGACGTACATTAACGTCCATGTTAGTATAGCCGATGCTTCTCGTTACAGGTCTAGGAAGGGTGAAATCGCAGCGAACACACTAGCCGTGTGCGACAGGTTTCTTCGGTTTGTGTACATTCTACCGGGAAGGGAGGGGTCCGTGGCAGATTCAAGGGTTCTTCGGGATGCGTGTTGA